Proteins encoded in a region of the Drosophila gunungcola strain Sukarami chromosome 3L unlocalized genomic scaffold, Dgunungcola_SK_2 000005F, whole genome shotgun sequence genome:
- the LOC128259498 gene encoding uncharacterized protein LOC128259498, translating to MKLPSKVANVWKRFLAMLSLPDLLILACLWASGFSLGYYAKSAYVYDNLWPHWYTLVGGVVALALTLGWTLRKHKRQQYSYDHYYIIFYGLLCSLMGSCFMLTKQLAVSYYFIFVGLSVQYLAGFSYVSLRCDASGSRPSKIALANSLYAGGMSTGFVIFNEMEPQRCGLIALGINLLLLCLVCLNELLHHTGCINYKESRDLVFNLLNEEKMVFLPRQAILAQFVGRTDYQLKESRQWLVLILGGSLVCLQKSCLLFSPTYMQLMWSSTVGYLQRTQLYIPFVLYSAGTSFGALLLMRYTPKLVYLLFGLIQMTLLVALLCIYSDEQTEHCFLFLCLIYITVGVLSSQGIHWLLECSPFLYTELNLAIGFILQLVVLEGCKYESYATDNWIALLSVSVVTLGFTALAIPVVQWLQPHSASLVDIRNRLLGIRRQSLPPEQTQFWHTNQFLAHNKPAHQLESVQLGRSRVFQQYPISGSDITDIIDNHPKNNDKF from the exons ATGAAGCTGCCATCGAAGGTGGCTAACGTGTGGAAGCGTTTCTTGGCCATGTTGTCGCTACCGGATTTGCTAA TCCTCGCTTGTTTGTGGGCCAGTGGTTTCTCCTTGGGCTACTATGCCAAGTCAGCGTATGTGTACGACAACCTTTGGCCCCACTGGTACACCCTGGTGGGCGGGGTCGTGGCCTTGGCACTGACCCTGGGCTGGACCCTCAGGAAGCACAAGAGGCAGCAGTACAGCTACGATCACTACTACATCATATTCTATGGGCTGCTGTGCTCGCTGATGGGAAGTTGCTTCATGCTGACTAAACAGTTGG CCGTAAGCTATTACTTCATCTTCGTGGGACTGAGTGTGCAGTACTTGGCCGGATTCAGTTATGTGAGCCTTCGTTGCGATGCCTCGGGATCGCGACCATCGAAAATTGCCCTGGCCAACTCATTGTATGCTGGAGGAATGAGCACAGGATTTGTGATATTCAACGAGATGGAACCACAACGTTGTGGATTGATTGCCCTGGGAATTAACCTGCTTTTACTGTGCCTGGTCTGTCTCAACGAGTTGCTGCATCATACTGGTTGCATTAACTACAAGGAATCAAGGGATTTGGTGTTTAATCTACTGAACGAGGAGAAGATGGTCTTCCTGCCGCGCCAAGCGATTCTGGCTCAGTTTGTGGGCCGAACGGATTACCAACTGAAGGAAAGCAGGCAGTGGTTAGTCCTCATCCTGGGAGGATCATTGGTGTGTTTGCAGAAGAGCTGCCTGCTCTTCTCACCCACCTACATGCAATTGATGTGGAGCAGCACTGTGGGCTATCTGCAGCGAACGCAGCTGTACATACCCTTTGTTCTGTACTCGGCTGGCACCAGTTTTGGAGCCCTGCTCCTGATGAGATACACCCCCAAGCTGGTGTACCTACTCTTCGGACTCATCCAGATGACTTTGCTGGTGGCCTTGCTGTGCATTTACAGTGATGAACAGACGGAGCATTGTTTTTTGTTCCTCTGCCTGATTTATATCACCGTGGGAGTGCTTTCGAGTCAGGGAATCCATTGGTTACTGGAGTGCTCACCCTTTCTGTACACCGAACTGAACCTGGCCATTGGATTCATACTGCAACTGGTCGTCCTCGAGGGCTGTAAATACGAGTCCTACGCCACGGATAATTGGATAGCTCTGCTGAGCGTGAGTGTGGTGACACTCGGGTTCACGGCACTGGCCATTCCGGTGGTGCAGTGGCTGCAGCCGCACTCCGCCAGCCTGGTGGACATTCGCAACCGCCTGCTGGGCATCCGGCGGCAATCGCTGCCCCCGGAACAGACCCAATTCTGGCACACCAACCAATTTCTGGCCCACAACAAGCCCGCCCATCAGCTGGAGTCCGTGCAGTTGGGCCGGAGTCGGGTGTTCCAGCAGTATCCCATCAGCGGGAGCGACATCACCGACATCATCGACAACCACCCAAAAAACAACGACAAGTTCTGA
- the LOC128259499 gene encoding probable serine hydrolase, with product MTSKSEGEEHKHNEQHEQEPMEVRIDMPWGYVVGRWYGNRQVRPILALHGWLDNLGTWDKLLPLLPKHLGVLCIDLPGHGYSSKLPEGIAYHFVDYLCVILRVMEEYGWQKVSLMAHSMSAMLCFIFASLYPHRTDLLVSIDIVKTRYRKPASHIDYLRNNIEGYMVEDERFANAKRQEPPAYTYSELEQVLHKGSEYSVELKNCHHILERNISRSTKFPAKYFFSRDGRCKYYTEFHTSPPFAAELARTIKNVPYCVIKGSESNFIDEQSDEVIGILRENNPHFELHEVQGTHHVHLNNADGVAAIINPFIMHHRPPLLETWTVDEADESLPEVVKDFKLAVEDSENVKRRKRKSNL from the exons ATGACATCGAAGTCGGAAGGTGAAGAGCACAAGCACAATGAACAACATGAACAG GAGCCCATGGAAGTGCGCATCGACATGCCGTGGGGCTACGTGGTGGGCAGGTGGTACGGCAACCGACAGGTGCGACCCATCCTGGCGCTGCACGGCTGGCTGGACAACCTGGGCACGTGGGACAaattgctgccgctgctgccgaAGCACCTGGGAGTGCTGTGCATCGATTTGCCCGGCCACGGGTACTCCTCGAAGCTGCCGGAGGGGATCGCCTACCATTTCGTGGACTACCTGTGCGTGATCCTGCGCGTAATGGAGGAGTACGGCTGGCAGAAGGTGTCCTTGATGGCCCACTCGATGAGCGCCATGTTGTGCTTCATATTCGCCTCGCTATATCCGCATCGCACCGACCTGCTGGTCAGCATAGATATAGTGAAAACACGGTATAGGAAACCCGCTTCGCACATCGACTACCTGCGAAATAATATCGAAGGTTATATGGTGGAGGATGAGCGTTTTGCGAATGCCAAGCGGCAGGAACCACCGGCTTATACCTACTCGGAGTTAGAACAGGTCCTGCACAAGGGTTCCGAATATTCGGTGGAGCTGAAGAACTGCCATCACATTCTGGAGCGCAACATCAGCCGATCCACCAAGTTTCCAGCAAAGTATTTCTTCTCACGCGATGGACGCTGCAAATATTACACAGAATTTCATACCAGTCCTCCATTTGCCGCCGAATTGGCCAGAACCATCAAAAATGTTCCCTACTGCGTAATCAAGGGCTCCGAGTCGAACTTTATAGACGAGCAAAGTGACGAGGTCATCGGCATTCTCAGGGAGAACAATCCGCACTTTGAACTCCACGAAGTGCAGGGCACCCATCATGTTCACTTAAACAATGCCGATGGAGTGGCCGCCATCATCAATCCATTTATTATGCACCATCGACCGCCGCTCCTGGAAACTTGGACGGTGGACGAGGCGGATGAATCCCTGCCCGAAGTGGTCAAAGATTTTAAGTTAGCCGTGGAGGACTCAGAAAATGTCAAGCGAAGGAAGAGAAAAAGTAACCTTTAG
- the LOC128259213 gene encoding uncharacterized protein LOC128259213: protein MLFLAPRKHLFATNLIILLMIYVMKKCLQLFCIIENRGVEDKDQLPAREIPQKRRGGFKIIPAAIHESMHGFGYGEGHYQIFVEKKERNLPTKSRLNAATAEVKLNPN, encoded by the coding sequence ATGTTATTCCTAGCGCCGCGCAAACATCTGTTTGCCACCAACCTGATCATCCTGCTGATGATCTACGTGATGAAGAAGTGCCTCCAGCTCTTCTGCATCATCGAAAACCGAGGCGTGGAGGATAAGGACCAATTGCCGGCCAGGGAGATCCCGCAGAAGCGCCGCGGCGGCTTCAAAATCATCCCGGCTGCCATCCACGAGAGCATGCACGGCTTTGGCTACGGCGAGGGTCACTACCAGATCTTCGTGGAGAAGAAGGAGCGCAATCTGCCCACCAAATCGCGCCTCAACGCGGCCACAGCCGAAGTGAAGCTGAATCCCAATTAG